The Bacillus oleivorans genome has a window encoding:
- a CDS encoding endonuclease domain-containing protein translates to MIDYIIFFFLLFIAVVCYIIYEFCRLDEQAYIDPERIKIESPIESKLYNTLLFNGYYVRTQYVVPPKRYRIDLALPHYKIAIECDGKDYHSSPISKARDRRKTAYLKKRGWTVLRFSGSMINNNMKKVIRRINEEVDKI, encoded by the coding sequence ATGATTGATTATATTATATTTTTCTTCTTGCTTTTTATAGCAGTGGTTTGCTATATCATTTATGAATTCTGTAGACTAGATGAACAAGCATATATTGATCCAGAACGTATCAAAATCGAATCCCCGATAGAGTCAAAGCTTTACAACACATTACTTTTTAATGGTTACTATGTTAGAACACAATATGTGGTACCACCTAAAAGATACAGAATTGATTTAGCGTTGCCCCATTATAAAATTGCTATAGAGTGTGATGGGAAAGACTATCATTCTTCACCAATTAGTAAAGCAAGGGACCGAAGAAAAACCGCTTACCTCAAGAAAAGAGGGTGGACTGTTCTAAGGTTCTCGGGAAGTATGATAAATAATAATATGAAAAAAGTTATCCGGCGAATAAATGAAGAGGTAGATAAGATATAG
- a CDS encoding ABC transporter permease: MKPNLGNAQVKTKKSVLEWFKYKWSNEPLFSIFIALIIMVILQTLVLGFDYDSFGEWFQSWTNNWINILRNNAGIGIVALGMTFVIMTGGIDLAVGSTLVITGAFAMYLLDTGTKGILGMMGMTGVPAIALTIILVLLLGYLLGSLIGLSITKGKVPPFIATLGAMMIFRSVTQHFTQGYNTTVPMEFLQISSFKIGNYMIMPIIYWAVIAYILYYVSKRTTFGRQIIAVGSNERAAKLSGVNVEKVKLRVYALMGLLVSIAAIIQVSRIGSMDYSNAGRGMEMDAIAAAVVGGTSMAGGRGFILGTVYGMLIIAVMNNLLNLFGVPPFLREAFKGVIVVGAVLLQKKEKTS; encoded by the coding sequence ATGAAGCCGAATTTGGGTAATGCCCAGGTAAAAACAAAAAAAAGCGTTTTGGAATGGTTCAAATATAAATGGTCGAACGAACCATTGTTTAGTATCTTCATTGCACTGATCATTATGGTCATATTGCAGACATTGGTTTTGGGATTTGATTATGATTCATTCGGTGAATGGTTTCAGTCTTGGACCAACAACTGGATTAACATTTTGCGGAATAATGCTGGAATTGGGATTGTTGCGCTAGGGATGACCTTTGTCATTATGACAGGGGGTATCGATTTAGCCGTCGGTTCCACCTTAGTTATCACAGGTGCTTTTGCTATGTATCTTCTCGATACTGGGACTAAAGGGATCTTGGGAATGATGGGAATGACGGGCGTTCCAGCGATAGCACTTACGATCATTTTAGTTCTGCTATTGGGATATCTGTTAGGGTCACTGATCGGACTATCCATTACAAAAGGAAAAGTACCCCCATTTATTGCGACACTAGGGGCGATGATGATTTTCAGAAGTGTGACCCAGCACTTCACACAAGGTTATAATACGACAGTTCCAATGGAATTTTTACAGATTTCAAGTTTTAAAATTGGAAATTATATGATCATGCCTATTATCTATTGGGCAGTCATTGCTTATATTTTGTATTATGTATCAAAGCGAACGACTTTTGGAAGACAGATTATTGCGGTCGGTTCGAATGAAAGAGCGGCAAAGCTATCCGGCGTCAATGTGGAAAAGGTCAAGCTGCGTGTGTACGCGCTGATGGGACTGCTCGTTTCGATTGCAGCAATCATCCAAGTTTCCCGTATCGGTTCCATGGACTACTCCAACGCCGGAAGAGGCATGGAAATGGACGCCATCGCCGCAGCCGTTGTCGGCGGAACCAGCATGGCTGGCGGAAGAGGCTTCATCCTCGGAACCGTCTACGGCATGCTCATCATCGCCGTCATGAACAATCTCTTAAATCTATTCGGAGTACCGCCATTCTTAAGAGAAGCGTTTAAAGGAGTCATTGTGGTTGGAGCTGTGCTATTGCAGAAGAAAGAGAAGACTTCATAG